The Rhodopirellula islandica sequence GACGACTTCCCGAGCGTGCTGGGTCAGCTTTCGGTCTTCCAACGCGAATCGGACGCTGACTTTCCGGAGCGTCAGCGAATCCTTTTGGATGAACGATTGCCAGCGAGCGACTCCGGTGAACAACGCGGGATCCTTCAGCGGAATCGGAACCCGCAACCCGCCAAGGCCCAACCGCGAAAGTCCGCCGAGCAATCGATACTTGGCCGGCGAAGGGAACTGCGCCGCGTAGATTCCAGGACAAACGAGTGCCAACCCATCAATCAGCTCAGGATGCTCAGCCGCCAGCACCGATGCCAGTTTGCCGCCCCAACTGATCCCGCCCAGGATCAACGGCACATCACGCGGTTGAGTTTTCAGAAAGCAAACCACGTCGTCGATCCAATGCCGCCAGTCATCGACATCACCGCGACGGTATGGGTTGCCTCCCGAGCCGCGACGGTCCAGGAAGTGGACTTCAAATCCATTTTGAGCCAGAGCATCGCAACTGGCCAAATACCATCCCGAGTGGCTGACGATACCGTGCAAAAACACCACGCGACCGCGCGGACGAGTCACACGCCATCGCCGCGACATCAATCGCAGCCGACCGGCACCGTCGAACATCTCGATCTCGCACTGTGGCGATTGCTGCATGCCATTCATTGAGCGTCGACCACAAACGTGCGTTCCGCTTTCGCGTTCTGCCGCAACCAATCTTCGCGAATCGTGACTCCCAGGCCTGGTGAATCGAGTGCCGGTGCCCAGCCGCCGTATCGGAACGTGATGTCCTCCTGCGTTGGTAAGGTGGTCAGCAAGTGTCGATCGTACGAACCTTCGAGATAGCGAATGTCGCGAACGGAGCTGGACCAGTGTCGGCCGGCAGCCGAGAGGACACCAGACTCGCCGGGATGACACCCGAGTTGATAACCAAGCCCCGATGCTCGGGCGAGCGCGGCCAATCGAAGGCAACTCAAGAAGCCACCGCACTTGGAAAGCCGAAGGTTGAACAGGTCGCAAGTTCCCAGCTCGATGGCCCGCTTGGCATCCATGCGGCTGGTCAATGATTCGTCCAGCATGATCGGAACGCCAATCGATTCGCGAAGCGACGCAAGGGCATCGACCTCATCGTGAGCCACCGGTTGCTCGATGCAAGTCACACCGAACTCGCGAAGCGGACGCATCTTCTCGATGACTTCCTCGGGACGCCAAGCTTCGTTGGCATCCAACCGCAGGTCCACGTTTCGGCCAATCCAGCGTCGAATGCGAGCGACACGTGACGGGTCGTCTTGCCCGTTCACACCGACTTTGATTTTGCACTGAGCGAACCCATAG is a genomic window containing:
- a CDS encoding dipeptide epimerase, with the protein product MQVTELTAFLVPLPLKREIKHASFTRTESINLLIRCKLANGTIGWGEGVPRPYVTGETPEGCLQQLSRSDLQPALTRPASNWPDVISICDELEFHNEADDPRGCGSNSLRCAVELSLLDAFGKHFGQPVSAVVPHVAEAAEIHLKQPRVRYSTTITSSGAKSERISALKMRAYGFAQCKIKVGVNGQDDPSRVARIRRWIGRNVDLRLDANEAWRPEEVIEKMRPLREFGVTCIEQPVAHDEVDALASLRESIGVPIMLDESLTSRMDAKRAIELGTCDLFNLRLSKCGGFLSCLRLAALARASGLGYQLGCHPGESGVLSAAGRHWSSSVRDIRYLEGSYDRHLLTTLPTQEDITFRYGGWAPALDSPGLGVTIREDWLRQNAKAERTFVVDAQ
- a CDS encoding alpha/beta hydrolase codes for the protein MQQSPQCEIEMFDGAGRLRLMSRRWRVTRPRGRVVFLHGIVSHSGWYLASCDALAQNGFEVHFLDRRGSGGNPYRRGDVDDWRHWIDDVVCFLKTQPRDVPLILGGISWGGKLASVLAAEHPELIDGLALVCPGIYAAQFPSPAKYRLLGGLSRLGLGGLRVPIPLKDPALFTGVARWQSFIQKDSLTLRKVSVRFALEDRKLTQHAREVVPTIRTPTWLVLAGQDRIVDNAKTREMYSQMAASDKECTCYDQAAHTFEFEPDPRPYFRDLTNWVTRVARKTAGD